One stretch of Xiphophorus hellerii strain 12219 chromosome 21, Xiphophorus_hellerii-4.1, whole genome shotgun sequence DNA includes these proteins:
- the dnajc13 gene encoding dnaJ homolog subfamily C member 13 isoform X3: MNILKDNKDLACFYTTKHSWRGKYKRVFSVGTHGITTYNPTTLEVTNQWPYGDICGIGPVGKGQGTEFSLTFRKGSGKKSETLKFSTEHRTELLTEALRFRTEFSEGKITGRRYNCYKHHWSDMRKPVNLEVTPGGIDQIDPHTNRVVCSYDYRNIEGFVEISDYQGGFCILYGGFSRLHLFASEHRDEIIRSAIEHAGNYIGIMLRLRKEALTFEGFVTDRLGKYSSDESITSLAEFVVQKITTRHSEPVKRILALTETCLVERDPASYNIVTLKPFGEVFALICDVDNPQVFTVEFIRGQIRKYSSTERDSLLASLLDGVRASGNRDVCVKMAPTQRGQRWGLLSMPVEEEVESLHLRFLAAPPPGGTFADAVFRFNANISYSGVLHAVTQDGLFSENKEKLINNAILALLAQEVELPTLNSELESHFQAIRRLVASKAGFQAFTQLPKFREKLGVKTVKALKRNNNGVTHAAIDMLCALMCPMHDDYDLRQEQLNKASLLSSKKFLENLLEKFITNVDHGTGALVISSLLDFLTFALCAPYSETTEGQQFDMLLEMVASDGRTLFKLFQHPSMAIVKGAGLVMKAIIEEGDKEIATKMQELALSEGALPRHLHTSLFTVSTDQRMLTNRQLSRHLVGLWTAENPVAMNLLKRILPTGLLAYLDSPDPVPEKDVDRMHIRDNLKIASDQLNRNKVPEWQRIAGKAAKEVEKFAKEKADLVLMHWRDKMGIAQKENPNQKPVILRKRRQRIKIESNWELFYYRFQLDHARSNLIWNLKTREELRDALEGEMRAFSVDRELGNVTVISWNHQEFEVKYECLSDEIKIGDYYLRLLLEEDENEESSAIKRSYEFFNELYHRFLLTPKVMMKCLCLQALAIVYGKCFEEIGPFTDTKYIVGMLDRCTDKLERDRLILFLNKLILHKKNVKDVMDSNGVRIMVDLLTLAHLHTSRATVPLQSNVLEASPDMKREGEKEWYFGNADKERRGPFSFEEMQEFWNTGVLTAKTRCWAQGMDGWRPLQAIPQLKWCLLATGQPVMNESDLATMILNMLITMCSYYPSRDQDNAIIRPLPKIKRMISDNACLPHIVQLLLTFDPILVEKVANLLYLVMQDNPNLQRLYLTGVFFFIMMYTGSNVLPVARFLKYTHLKQAFKSEESKGQDIVQRSVLGPALPEAMVCYLENYEAERFSEIFLGEFDTPEAIWSSEMRRMMIEKIAAHIADFSPRLQSNTRALYQYCPIPVISFPQLDNELFCNIYYLRHLCDTIRFPNWPIRDAVKLLKDTLEAWKREVEKKPPSMSVDDAYDVLNLPKGQGQHEESKIRKAYFRLAQKYHPDKNPEGRDMFEKVNKAYEFLCTKSARIVDGPDPENIILILKTQSILFNRHQKELEPYKYAGYPMLIKTIKMETDDAQLFSKTSPLLPAAAELAFHTVNCSALNAEELRRENGIEILLEALSRCVAVLTASSKPDDMAVQVCGHICRCYSVAAQFEECREKIIELPNIIRDLCHILFYGKGLPKTAALAVQCISSFAIDFFLQTHLYHAGVLWHLLIYLFNYDYTLEESGVQANQDTNQQEVANSLAKLSLVALSRLGGYIQTPTPPDANNPVTETNGVDGTPPENPTIRKSLAAMLTPFISRKLGTGSPAEVLKLLNSNSENPYLIWNNGTRAELLEFLEGQQEGNIKRGENDKSFGADFMFNDHNKELIVGEIFVRVYNEQPTFPLEYPKAFAACLLDYVGSQAQYLHTLLAMSQSNKVESQQHAERLCFAEMALEALRNVIKNNPGSESECIGHFKLLFSLLRVHGAGRVQQLVLEVVNTVTSNQECVSNIAESLVLSNLLLLLHSLPSSRQMVLETLHALTSNTKIVKEAMAKGALIYLLDLFCNCTHPQVRTQTAELFSKMTSDKLVGPKVRLTLMRFLPGVFMDAMRDNAEAAVQIFEGTHENPELIWNDTSREKVSTTVREMMLEHFKQQKDNPDVNWKLPDDFTVAYGAGQGEVEVGGVFLRIFIAQPGWVLRKPRDFLVSLLETLSELLEKNNPNGESLETVTTAAVCLFSTQSHLADQVPPLGHLPRILAALNHKNNAVPKSSIRLIHVLSDNELCVRSMASLETIGPLMAGMKSRADMAGLACEALNRMFQKEQTELVAQALRVELVPYLLKLLEGIGLETLENPSATKAQIVKALKSMTRSLQYGEQVNEILAKSSVWSAFKDQKHDLFISESQTAGYLTGPGVAGYLTAGTGSTVLSSVPPPVDNDSGDQG, encoded by the exons ATGAATATCCTGAAAGACAACAAAGACCTGGCCTGTTTCTACACCACTAAACACTCTTGGAGAGGAAA ATACAAGCGAGTCTTTTCAGTGGGTACGCATGGCATTACCACTTATAACCCGACCACGCTAGAAGTAACAAATCAG TGGCCTTATGGAGACATTTGTGGCATCGGTCCAGTCGGAAAAGGCCAAGGGACAGAGTTCAGCCTCACATTCCGCAAAGGCAGCGGCAAAAAGTCAGAAACACTCAAGTTCTCAACGGAGCACCGGACAGAGCTACTCACAGAAGCACTG AGATTCAGAACTGAGTTTTCAGAAGGGAAGATCACTGGTAGG CGTTACAACTGCTACAAGCATCATTGGAGCGACATGCGGAAGCCGGTTAATTTAGAGGTGACCCCTGGTGGCATCGACCAAATCGACCCTCACACTAACCGAGTGGTGTGTAGCTACGACTACAGAAACATAGAGGGCTTTGTCGAGATTTCTGATTACCAGGGAGGATTTTGCATCCTTTACGGTGGCTTCAGCAGACTG CATCTGTTTGCCTCTGAGCATCGAGATGAAATCATCCGGAGCGCCATCGAACATGCTGGAAACTACATCGGCATCATGCTACGCCTGAGGAAGGAGGCTCTGACCTTTGAGGGTTTCGTGACAGACAGGTTGGGAAAGTACAGCTCAGACGAGAGCATCACTTCTCTGGCTGAGTTCGTGGTGCAGAAGATCACAACACGGCACTCG GAGCCGGTTAAGCGAATCCTTGCCCTCACAGAAACATGTCTAGTGGAGCGCGATCCTGCTTCCTATAACATAGTCACACTCAAACCCTTTGGAGAG GTGTTTGCACTCATCTGTGATGTAGATAACCCTCAGGTGTTTACAGTGGAATTCATCCGAGGCCAGATTAGGAAGTACTCCTCCACTGAAAG GGACTCCCTTCTAGCCAGCCTCCTGGATGGAGTCAGAGCATCGGGCAACAGGGACGTGTGTGTCAAGATGGCCCCCACGCAGAGAGGGCAGAGATGGGGTTTGCTCAGCATGCcggtggaggaggaggtggagagtTTACATCTCAGATTCCTGGCAGCGCCGCCTCCTG GCGGAACCTTTGCAGATGCAGTGTTCAGATTCAATGCCAATATATCATACAGTGGAGTTCTCCATGCAGTTACCCAAGAT GGTCTTTTTTCTGAGAACAAGGAGAAGCTCATCAACAATGCCATCCTGGCCCTGCTAGCCCAGGAAGTGGAGCTGCCGACTCTGAACTCGGAGCTGGAAAGCCATTTCCAGGCCATCCGACGCTTGGTAGCCTCCAAGGCCGGCTTCCAGGCCTTCACCCAGCTGCCTAA GTTCAGGGAAAAGTTGGGAGTAAAAACGgtcaaagctttaaaaaggaACAACAATGGTGTGACTCATGCTGCTATTGACATGCTCTGTGCTCTTATGTGT CCCATGCACGATGACTATGACCTGAGACAAGAACAGCTAAATAAGGCCTCTCTTCTGTCCTCCAAGAAGTTTCTGGAAAACCTTCTTGAAAAATTTATCACCAATGTG GACCATGGAACTGGAGCTTTGGTCATCAGCTCCTTATTGGACTTCTTAACGTTTGCGCTTTGCGCCCCCTACAGTGAAACCACTGAAGGGCAGCAGTTTGACATGCTGCTTGAGATGGTTGCCTCTGACGGGCGAACACTATTCAAACTATTCCAG CATCCTTCCATGGCAATCGTAAAAGGAGCTGGTCTTGTGATGAAAGCTATAATTGAG gaAGGAGACAAGGAAATTGCCACCAAGATGCAAGAGCTGGCTCTGAGTGAAGGGGCCTTACCAAGACACCTGCACACGTCTTTATTCACAGTCAGCACAGACCAGCGAATGCTCACCAACAG GCAGCTGAGTCGTCACCTGGTGGGACTGTGGACAGCGGAGAACCCTGTGGCTATGAACCTCCTCAAGAGAATCCTG CCAACCGGCCTGCTGGCTTACTTGGACAGTCCTGACCCAGTTCCAGAGAAAGACGTGGACAGAATGCACATCCGGGACAACTTAAAAATCGCTTCG GATCAGTTAAATCGCAACAAGGTGCCTGAGTGGCAGAGAATTGCAGGTAAAGCAGCCAAAGAGGTGGAGAAGTTTGCCAAGGAGAAAGCTGACCTGGTGCTGATGCATTGGAGGGATAAAATGGGCATTGCCCAGAAGGAG aatccAAACCAAAAGCCTGTCATCCTGAGGAAGAGAAGACAGAGAATTAAGATTGAATCAAACTGGGAACTGTTTTATTACAG ATTCCAGCTGGACCATGCGCGCTCCAACCTCATCTGGAACCTTAAAACGAGGGAGGAGCTGCGTGACGCTCTGGAGGGAGAGATGCGTGCTTTCAGTGTGGACCGTGAGCTCGGCAACGTCACCGTCATCTCCTGGAATCACCAGGAGTTTGAG GTGAAATACGAGTGCCTTTCTGATGAGATAAAAATAGGAGATTATTACCTGCGTCTGCTGCTGGAAGAAGATGAAAATGAAGAATCGAGTGCCATCAAGAGATC ataTGAGTTTTTTAATGAGCTCTACCATCGCTTTTTACTCACACCCAAAgtcatgatgaagtgcttgTGCCTACAGGCGCTTGCAATTGTGTACGGCAAGTGCTTTGAGGAGATTGGTCCTTTCACTGACACAAAATACATTGTTGGCATGCTGGACCGG TGTACAGACAAACTAGAGAGGGACAGGTTGATCCTCTTCCTCAACAAGCTCATTCTACATAAG aaaaatgtGAAGGATGTGATGGATTCAAACGGAGTTCGTATCATGGTGGACTTGCTTACTTTAGCCCACCTGCACACCAGTAGAGCTACCGTTCCACTTCAG AGCAACGTTCTGGAGGCATCACCAGACATGAAGAGGGAGGGTGAGAAAGAGTGGTACTTTGGGAATGCAGATAAAGAAAGAAGAGGACCTTTTAGTTTTGAGGAG ATGCAGGAGTTTTGGAACACGGGTGTCCTGACAGCAAAGACGCGCTGCTGGGCTCAAGGGATGGACGGTTGGCGCCCCCTACAGGCCATCCCTCAGCTGAAGTGGTGCCTCTTGGCCACAGGCCAGCCAGTGATGAACGAGTCCGACTTGGCTACAATGATCCTCAACATGCTCATCACCATGTGCTCGTATTACCCAAGCAG GGACCAGGATAACGCCATCATCCGACCTTTACCTAAAATCAAGAGGATGATTAGCGACAATGCCTGTCTCCCACATATTGTCCAG TTGCTGCTGACATTTGACCCCATTCTGGTGGAAAAAGTTGCCAACCTGTTGTACTTGGTGATGCAGGACAACCCAAATCTACAGCGCCTCTATTTAACAGGggttttcttcttcatcatgATGTACACTGGCTCCAACGTGCTTCCTGTTGCAAG gttCCTGAAGTACACTCATTTAAAACAAGCCTTCAAATCAGAGGAG TCCAAAGGTCAGGACATCGTACAGCGCAGCGTTCTGGGACCAGCTTTACCAGAAGCCATGGTGTGTTACCTGGAGAACTACGAAGCTGAGCGCTTCTCTGAGATATTCCTTGGCGAATTTGACACACCTGAGGCCATTTGGAGCAGTGAGATGAG GCGAATGATGATTGAGAAGATTGCTGCCCATATTGCTGATTTTAGCCCCAGGCTGCAGAGCAACACTCGAGCTCTCTACCAGTACTGCCCCATCCCTGTGATCAGCTTCCCTCAGCTAGACAACGAACTCTTCTGCAACATTTACTACCTCAGGCATCTGTGCGACACCATCCGCTTCCCCAACTGGCCTATAAGAGACGCT GTGAAGCTGCTGAAAGACACTCTTGAAGCCTGGAAGCGGGAGGTGGAGAAGAAGCCGCCCTCAATGTCTGTGGACGACGCGTACGATGTTCTCAACCTCCCCAAAGGACAGGGCCA GCATGAGGAGAGTAAAATCAGGAAGGCTTACTTCAGACTGGCGCAGAAGTATCATCCTGACAAAAACCCAGAAGGAAGG GACATGTTCGAGAAAGTTAACAAAGCGTACGAGTTCCTTTGCACAAAGTCTGCCCGGATCGTAGACGGTCCTGACCCAGAAAACATCATCCTGATCCTCAAAACTCAGAGCATCCTTTTCAATCGACATCAGAAAG AACTGGAGCCGTACAAGTACGCTGGTTATCCTATGCTCATCAAAACGATCAAAATGGAGACAGACGATGCGCAGCTTTTCTCCAAAACGTCGCCTCTGCTCCCGGCCGCCGCTGAGCTGGCCTTCCACACGGTGAACTGCTCGGCTCTTAACGCCGAGGAGCTGCGGCGGGAGAACGGGATTGAG ATTTTACTGGAAGCACTTTCTCGGTGTGTTGCTGTGCTGACTGCATCCAGTAAGCCTGATGACATGGCTGTTCAG GTGTGCGGGCACATCTGTAGGTGCTACAGTGTGGCAGCCCAGTTTGAGGAATGCAGGGAAAAGATAATCGAACTGCCAAACATCATCCGGGACCTctgtcacattttgttttacggAAAG GGTCTCCCAAAGACAGCGGCCCTGGCAGTGCAATGCATCAGCTCCTTCGCCATAGACTTCTTCCTGCAGACCCATCTGTACCACGCTGGCGTGCTTTGGCATCTTCTAATCTACCTGTTCAACTACGACTACACGCTGGAGGAGAGCGGCGTCCAGGCCAACCAGGACACCAATCAGCAGGAGGTGGCTAACAGCTTGGCCAAGCTCAGCCTAGTGGCCCTCAGCCGACTGGGGGGCTACATTCAGACACCCACCCCCCCAGACGCCAACAATCCTGTTACAGAGACCAACGGCGTAGATGGCACCCCACCGGAAAACCCCACCATCCGCAAGAGCTTAGCCGCAATGCTCACACCGTTCATCTCCAGGAAGCTGGGAACAGGGTCTCCAGCTGAG GTTCTGAAGCTGCTGAATAGTAACTCTGAGAATCCCTACCTGATCTGGAACAACGGGACCCGAGCCGAGCTGCTGGAGTTCCTGGAGGGTCAGCAGGAAGGAAACATCAAGAGA GGAGAAAACGATAAAAGCTTTGGTGCAGATTTCATGTTCAACGATCACAACAAAGAGCTCATAGTGGGGGAGATTTTCGTCCGGGTTTACAACGAGCAGCCTACTTTCCCCCTAGAG TACCCCAAAGCATTTGCTGCCTGTCTGCTGGACTACGTGGGCTCTCAGGCTCAGTATCTCCACACGTTGCTGGCCATGAGTCAGAGTAACAAAGTTGAGTCCCAGCAGCATGCTGAGAGGCTCTGCTTCGCTGAGATGGCCTTAGAGGCTCTCCGCAACGTCATTAAGAACAACCCAG GTTCTGAGTCGGAGTGTATCGGCCATTTCAAGCTGCTCTTCTCTTTGTTGCGGGTTCATGGAGCCGGTAGAGTGCAACAGCTCGTTTTGGAG GTTGTGAATACAGTGACATCAAACCAGGAATGCGTGAGCAACATTGCCGAGTCCCTGGTGTTGTCCaacctgttgctgctgctgcattcaCTTCCCTCCa GCAGACAGATGGTGCTGGAAACTCTCCATGCTCTaacttcaaacacaaagataGTCAAAGAGGCCATGGCCAAAG GTGCTCTGATTTATTTGCTGGACCTGTTCTGCAACTGCACACACCCACAGGTCCGCACCCAGACTGCAGAGCTTTTCTCCAAGATGACCTCAGACAAGCTAGTCGGACCAAAG GTGCGTCTGACGCTGATGCGTTTCCTTCCCGGTGTCTTTATGGACGCCATGCGAGACAACGCCGAGGCAGCGGTTCAGATATTCGAGGGAACGCATGAAAACCCTGAGCTCATCTGGAATGACACCTCGAGAGAGAAAGTGTCCACCACAGTGCGAGAGATGATGCTTGA GCACTTCAAACAGCAAAAGGATAATCCTGACGTGAACTGGAAA TTGCCAGATGACTTCACTGTGGCTTACGGAGCTGGACAGGGCGAGGTCGAAGTTGGCGGAGTCTTCTTGCGCATCTTCATCGCTCAGCCCGGATGGGTATTGCGGAAACCTCGAGACTTCCTTGTGTCGCTGCTGGAAACGCTGAGCGAGCTGTTAGAGAAGAACAACCCCAAT GGTGAGAGCCTGGAGACGGTTACCACAGCAGCCGTTTGCCTTTTCAGCACCCAGAGCCATCTGGCCGACCAGGTTCCCCCTCTGGGTCACCTGCCTCGCATCCTGGCAGCGCTCAACCACAAAAACAATGCTGTGCCGAAGAGCTCCATCCGCCTCATCCACGTCCTGTCAGACAATGAG CTGTGCGTTCGCTCCATGGCGTCTTTGGAGACGATTGGCCCTCTGATGGCTGGGATGAAATCTCGAGCAGACATGGCCGGGCTGGCGTGTGAAGCTCTCAACCGaatgtttcagaaagaacagacAGAACTGGTGGCTCAG GCTTTAAGGGTGGAGCTGGTTCCATACCTTCTAAAGTTACTGGAAGGCATTGGCCTGGAGACGCTAGAAAACCCTTCAGCTACTAAAGCACAGATAGTCAAGGCACTCAAGTCTATGACTCGCAGTCTGCAGTATGGAGAGCAG GTGAATGAAATTCTTGCGAAGTCTTCAGTGTGGAGTGCCTTCAAAGACCAGAAGCATGATCTTTTCATCTCAGAGTCTCAGACTGCAGGCTACCTGACGG GTCCAGGAGTTGCAGGTTACCTCACGGCAGGAACTGGCTCGACAGTATTGTCCAGCGTCCCACCCCCTGTAGACAACGACAGCGGAGATCAAGGCTGA